The nucleotide sequence TTTGTTTGGATTCAGGGGAAAATGGAGCCTTGAGCTCTGAAGAGAAACAGCCAGATGAACCACAGCTAACACTAGATATGTCACATATGGTTTCTTCTGTTGAGCATATGAACCATGATCCGTCATCTGAAGATCAGGTATCCATGTGTTCAGAGCCTTCTGAACTCAATCCATCCTTGCTAGGGCTTGAACATTTTTTGCGTGAGATGGGGCTCATTTTCGAACTCACACATATCACCCCTGGGAGTGGGAGCCACAATGTCCTGCGCCTCCCCAGTTTGGCTGCAGACCTGATTCTCTATGGGATTCCACTTGAACTAATGGATGGAGATGCCTCTAACATCCCCATCCGCTGGCTGAGCTGTGTCTTAGCAGAGCTCACACGCCGCCTTCCTCAACAACAGTTCAGGACCCGCATACTGACAAGCCTTGGAGGGCCTCATGGAAGGAATGCTGAGGTTTTTTCTGCATTATTTGGGGTGAAATTTCCTGATAGAAGAAGATCCGCCAGAGGGGTGTACATGGTCATCCTCTGCCTACCTGATAACCTCAGAAAGGACATGGAGTGTGATTTTCTGTTGTTAATTGACGTAGAAGGTCTCTGCTCAATGCCTCTAAATGGCAACAGAAATACGCAGATCTGTGACAATGAGATGGCCACTGTAGCGGTAGGCCTTAGTGATGTTTTATTGCAAAACATCTCTTCACATGCAGGTTCTGAGTTTGAGACTAACTTCACTGTCGTAGTCAATGCTCTACTGCGCATCAAAGAATGTGGCTTAATGCCCGCTTTCCATGTTTTGGTTCAGGATGAAGGAATAAACAGCATATTACAAGCCTCACAGTTAAGACGTGTAACTGACATGCTTCAAACTGAGACTGGGGACAGAGGAAGTAGCAATACTGATAACCATAGCGCAAAGACCACAAGCTGTACCACCACTGTCAAGGGGCCTTGGTACAATACGTCCCTCACTGAACCAGTTGATGCACAGTATAGTGAGGCTCTGTTGAAGCTTAAGCAAAACCTGTTTGGGGCATTGAAGACATGTGCAGCAAAATCTGAAGCCGCAGGTCTGCCTGAATTTATGGGACGTCTGTGTTCTGTTTGGGATGCAGTGAAAGCAAAGTCATTCTGCGTTGGTCTGCAAAATACTGACATAGCCTTAGCATTCTCCATGTTGTGCACAGAGCTTTCCCTGTGCAAGGATGCATTTCTGGGACACATGGAAAGCTGGCTTATGGGGGCAACAAAGAAAATCTCTGACACAAAAGCAAAAGCTTTAGATGCTACGATCAAAAATGATCTTCTGAGCAAGTTAAAGGATGAAGCCAGAGAAGAGGTCAAAACCGAGGTGGATAAACTCAGGTCAAAAGTAGAGACCAATTTCATGAATGATGACCATCTCAAAATGTACATTGAAAAATTCAAGCCAATCCTAATGAGCAATATGGATGACCTCCAGGGGCAAGTAACTGAAGAGATAATACAAAGGTCAGAGACAGTCACTGAGAACCACTGTTCTTCCACACAGCTGGAAAAATTTGAGGCCTTGCTGGAAAAAGTGCAGGAGTCTAAGCTACATGCACTAGTAGAGAACAACAAGTCAACCAAACCTCTCCTTCAAGATAAAGAACTGGAAGATGAATTTGAGGAAGTGTGGAATAACACACTATCCAACTTTGACTTTAGGCCTTCGGAAACAGATGACATTACTGAAAGGGTGACATGTATTCTGAAACAGAATCTCGTCAGTCGTGGTCTCAAGAAACACATGAATAAGCTTGAAGTCGCTGGCCAAAATCAGCCAACTAGCTTCCAAGTTTATGATGAGCACTTTGGATACCGCAGCAGATTAAAGCACATGTTTGAATACAACAACAGACTACAGAGGGTAGAAGCTCAACAACTGGCATGCAATGTCATAGAGGAATACAATCAGTTTGTAGCAGATAAATCAAGTTCACCAGCAGATTTCTCAGACAGTTACATTAcagaaatattacaaaatgttgacaaagctttaaatgaaaaatctaTGGAAATCAGAACAGCTTTTGAAGTGGATCTGAAAGTTTATCTCTGTAGTGCTGCTTGCCGAGACTTCCAAGAACAACACGACCGCTATGCCAAGGATAGAGACTTTTTGACATGTATCAAAACAACCAAGGGTAAATACTTGGCAGAGTTTATTTACCAGTTGAGGAAGAGAGACCAGTGCCAGAGGGTGGCCCAGGCATTCACTTCCATGGTCATCAAACCTACAGTGTTGGACTACATCTATCGACCACTGGGGATGCGCATCATGGAGGAGACAAAAAGTAAAGCCCTGCAGTATCTGTCCCGACAGGCCTTTCACAAAAGCTTACTGGAAGAGCTGGTAAAGGAGGACAGGTTTGAAAGCTTCATGGAGTACTTGCATTCCTATGACAGCTACAGGCTGAGGAAGATCCAGGAGACAGTGGTGGCTCACCTGTCTGAATCCAACAGCCTGGAAAAATGGAGGCAACACAGACTTGGAGAAATTGTGGGAAAAattgcagcagcagtgagcCAAACAGCAGAAGGCACCAATGGCGTGCTGAGTGATACAAAGCCCCTGCTGGAGCGAGTGTGCCTCACTctggagagagatggagatgtaGATGTCAACAGGGCCTGTCTGAATGGACCACTCTTCAGTATCACCACAGAATGGGATCGCTTCATCACATGTTTAATGGAGTTACTGGCTGCAATGCGCTTGGACCTAGCCCAGGAGTTCTCCCAAAATGTGGATATTA is from Scomber scombrus chromosome 5, fScoSco1.1, whole genome shotgun sequence and encodes:
- the si:dkey-202l22.6 gene encoding interferon-induced very large GTPase 1, whose protein sequence is MSVKLSKRLSSKKKKPPKDNAQSEVLSKLGLESFWTTPLDPASMLDISTWALNNQAPLEPKDLPNAFLQRLWLLRPDARSPSCKLPSEALDNTDKSAEDINGFGGDSQCSVNPLDLVAAVFMSSNTFLQQEMAARMMQCQFAVPLVLPNIDPEKPSRFLLWPLRSVVSQWTSHFPGANRKVQEGFLASTCMPVVSCVKFGHCGVSKSQVLNNVISGLRSRSETFLHRGMDGTQLPRRLSNGLVEIGWYLPTGDTDRDIFTVPLAICNLRGDASAHEKSLILLCQASSAMVIFCGNLREKEKQLLASCKDMANKVILIDISDKEKDENRVVGFVDENLEQDIGLPEGSVLPGQDLNEEELADRLSDTLKYLLPSKLKCVTIEAAEKLAAELGLNVDEEVVCKKAMATVEEVLKGLDEGPALFRQKQLPLQGDLWKKLAEIEKEESKARKEGKEIDPQLQKEKKNISVELSSYKMTPVMKIFTDALFTTDIVERTYFLSWMKLRLQMLQMEKQNSPQDLTTNQQIKENDGMSEQSEELENGVHDHSEFSDSFCTDTSFEEEDIADQPVSMCSEPSELNPSLLGLEHFLREMGLIFELTHITPGSGSHNVLRLPSLAADLILYGIPLELMDGDASNIPIRWLSCVLAELTRRLPQQQFRTRILTSLGGPHGRNAEVFSALFGVKFPDRRRSARGVYMVILCLPDNLRKDMECDFLLLIDVEGLCSMPLNGNRNTQICDNEMATVAVGLSDVLLQNISSHAGSEFETNFTVVVNALLRIKECGLMPAFHVLVQDEGINSILQASQLRRVTDMLQTETGDRGSSNTDNHSAKTTSCTTTVKGPWYNTSLTEPVDAQYSEALLKLKQNLFGALKTCAAKSEAAGLPEFMGRLCSVWDAVKAKSFCVGLQNTDIALAFSMLCTELSLCKDAFLGHMESWLMGATKKISDTKAKALDATIKNDLLSKLKDEAREEVKTEVDKLRSKVETNFMNDDHLKMYIEKFKPILMSNMDDLQGQVTEEIIQRSETVTENHCSSTQLEKFEALLEKVQESKLHALVENNKSTKPLLQDKELEDEFEEVWNNTLSNFDFRPSETDDITERVTCILKQNLVSRGLKKHMNKLEVAGQNQPTSFQVYDEHFGYRSRLKHMFEYNNRLQRVEAQQLACNVIEEYNQFVADKSSSPADFSDSYITEILQNVDKALNEKSMEIRTAFEVDLKVYLCSAACRDFQEQHDRYAKDRDFLTCIKTTKGKYLAEFIYQLRKRDQCQRVAQAFTSMVIKPTVLDYIYRPLGMRIMEETKSKALQYLSRQAFHKSLLEELVKEDRFESFMEYLHSYDSYRLRKIQETVVAHLSESNSLEKWRQHRLGEIVGKIAAAVSQTAEGTNGVLSDTKPLLERVCLTLERDGDVDVNRACLNGPLFSITTEWDRFITCLMELLAAMRLDLAQEFSQNVDINQLLQCLPIQPQDTIFNRVRGCDKQCPFCKAPCEVEQMEHEAHRAMLHRPKGLFRCKSSLSCISYIESLTQANPPKNMDTEEISVACSDLHALEPNWSISPEDPSSETPIAYWRYVLARFNEKFAKEYEQEPAKIPEEWKRITKEEAIDSLKEAFLT